From a single Lolium rigidum isolate FL_2022 chromosome 7, APGP_CSIRO_Lrig_0.1, whole genome shotgun sequence genomic region:
- the LOC124675340 gene encoding putative cell wall protein — protein MAKSASLLILAVLVAAACFAQLGSAARGVPAEKPVAAAADAVKRPETFQEATVLIPGIGRYELGTHYRPDLGGLDHSIPAAANGQFLPGADDTWVPNPGFEVPNPFRPGSESP, from the coding sequence ATGGCCAAGTCGGCGTCTCTGCTGATCCTCGCGGTCCTAGTGGCCGCGGCGTGCTTCGCCCAGCTGGGCTCGGCGGCGCGAGGTGTCCCGGCGGAGAAGCCcgtggccgcggcggcggacgcggtgaAGCGGCCGGAGACGTTCCAGGAGGCGACGGTGCTGATCCCGGGGATCGGGCGGTACGAGCTGGGCACCCACTACAGGCCGGACCTCGGCGGGCTGGACCACAGCATCCCGGCCGCCGCCAACGGGCAGTTCCTCCCCGGCGCCGACGACACCTGGGTGCCCAACCCAGGCTTCGAGGTGCCCAACCCCTTCCGCCCCGGCTCCGAGTCTCCATGA